GATTCTATTTTCGTTCTCGAACATATCCAAGGCTTCGTTCATGAATGTGAGAAAATAGGGGGATGTTGACAGGTCATCTTCAATCACGATCACTTTGCCATACTCCTCAATCACCTTGGTAACACCGTCGATAATATTCTTTGCCAGTCCAACATTGTGGGTATTTTCGATAAGGTGAACTGCCTTGAATCCTTCAATAGGGCGAATGATTTCCCGTACCGCCTCCACATCTTTTTTATCTGTTTCATTCTTGTAGCCATCCGAAAATATAAATAGTTCACTTTTACTACAAAGGGCGTTATCCTGTAGTGCCTTCAATGTCTGTAGTGTATGGGAGGGACGGTTGTATGTGAACAAAAGTATAGGCGATAAGGACATTGGTGTGCGGATTTAAAAATCGGTTTTAGAGGACAATATATTCCGCTGTAATACCTGTAGCGAGACCTGTTCCCCCACCTTGATCCCTTTGCGGTTAAGATGTGTTTCTACCGTTTGGTAGGCCAGTTCCGGGTTGTTATTGTCACCGCTGAGGTGGCAGAGCCAGATATTACGTAGGTCGGACGAGTAGTTGTTGGCCAGGAATTCGGCGGTCTGCCGGTTGCTCAGGTGCCCTGATCCGGAGGTGATGCGTTGTTTCAGCGGGTAGGGGTAGCGACCGTTATTCAACATCTCTTCATCATAATTGCTTTCAATGACGAGATGATTGGCTTTGCAAATATAATAAGCTACTTCGTCGGTAATGGTACCCACATCGGTGGCGAGAGTAAACCGGTGATTGCCGAACCGGATAAAATAGCCGGAGTTATCCACACTATCGTGGGGTACATTGAAGGCTGTAATTTGGAAATCTTTAATTTGAAATGGGGTTCCTTTTTCAATATATATGGTTGACCCGTTAAGGCTGTTGCGGACAAGGGGATGATTTATAATCGCCTTGTGTACTTCACGGGTGGCATAGACCGGGATATGCAGTTTTTCTCCCAGATAGCCTACCGATTTGATATGGTCGTAGTGGTCGTGTGTGACCAGGATTGCCATGATCGATGAGAAGTCGATTCCATAGTGGGCAAGCCGTTTCTTGATGACACGCGGGCCGATGCCGGCGTCGATCAGGATGCCGTAGCGGGAATTCCCCAGATAGTAACTGTTGCCGCAACTACCGCTGCTCAGGCTGAAAAAAGAGAATCGTTCCGATGGAAAAAGTTCATACTGCATACTTACGAATGTGCCAATGTTACTGATGTGCCAATTGTCAATTATCAATTGCTAATTGAGATAGCCGATGAATAGTGCGGTTGTATTGCCCGATCATTTCATTGACAACCTGCCCTGCAGGGATGATCTCTTTTATATGTGAGGCGATCTGTCCGATCTCCAGTTCACCTTCTGTCAGGTCTCCATCAAAGATACCCCTTTTTGAACGCCCTTTGCCTAATAGTTCGCGCAATTCTTCGGGGGTAGCGCCGCGATCTTCCAGTTGCTGTACCTGTTGGTAGAACTCATTTCTTACCAGTCGTGTGGGACTCAGTTTCTTGAGTGATAATACCGTATCTCCTTCATTCAGGGAGATACACCGTTGTTTGAATGCTTCACTGGCAGAACTTTCATTGGTCAACGCGAACCGTGTACCTACCTGTACTCCTTCCGCGCCCAGGGCAAACGCTGCAGCCATCGCTTCGCCCGAGCCGATCCCCCCGGCAGCAATCAATGGCAGATCTATAGCCTTTCTCACCTGTGGTATCAACGCAAAAGTGGTAGTTTCTTCGCGACCGTTATGCCCACCGGCTTCAAATCCTTCGGCGACGACAGCGTCGACACCGGCTTCCGCACATTTAATGGCAAACCTGGAACTCGACACCACATGCGCTACTTTTATTCCTGCCGATTTGAGTGTCGCTGTCCAAGTTTTAGGATTGCCGGCCGAAGTGAAAACAACCGGTACTTTCTCTTCGAGGATAATCTGCATGATCTCTTCGATTTGAGGGTACATCAATGGTACGTTCACCCCGAACGGTTGTCCTGTGGCTGCCTTGTACTTCTGGATATGTTCTCGTAATGTCCCGGGATGCATTGATCCCGCCCCAATCAGTCCCAGCCCTCCGGCATTGCTGACTGCAGCCGCTAATTTCCAGCCGCTGCACCATACCATTCCTGCCTGGATGATAGGATAGCGAATACCAAAAAGGGCCGATATCCGGTTTATGCTCATGTTGATGATATTTGTTGCTTGAAGTTACAAAGATAGCAACCTCCCGACGATTTTCCCCCATTGTCGCAGTACAAAATCATTTTTTTAGTAGCTTTGCATACTTAATGTACCAATCCCGACACGTCGGGACAAGTAATGTCAATGTGAGTGAGGTGGAATGGTAATTGGTAAATTATAATTCATAAATCATAATTCATAACTCTATGAACGTTCTTCTTCTTGGTTCCGGTGGACGCGAGCATGCGTTAGCCTGGAAAATTCGAAAGAGCAGACACCTGAATAATCTGTATATTGCTCCCGGCAATGCGGGTACCGCAACGTTAGGGACAAATGTCGCCATTGATGTGACGGATTTCGGTGCGATGAGACAGTTTTCACTTGATAATGATATCGATATGATTGTGGTTGGTCCGGAAGTCCCTTTAGTAGAAGGGGTTTATGACTACTTCCATGAGGACGAAGATATCTGTCATATTGCAGTGATTGGTCCCTCCAGGGAAGGTGCTCAATTAGAGGGGAGCAAGGATTTTGCCAAAAGATTTATGACCACTTATAATATCCCTACTGCACGTTTCAAGACAGTTACTCTTGAAAATGTGACGGAAGGGAATGCTTTTCTCGATTCGCTCCCTTCACCCTATGTATTGAAAGCGGATGGCCTGGCGGCAGGGAAAGGAGTCCTGATTCTGAACGACCTGAATGAGGCGAAGCAGTCGCTTTGGGAGATGCTCAATGGGAAATTCGGCGCGGCTAGTAAAAGCGTGGTGATAGAAGAGTTCCTGTCGGGGATTGAGTGTTCAGTTTTCGTATTGACTGATGGACGATCGTATAAAATTCTTCCGGTAGCAAAAGACTACAAACGGATCGGTGAGGGTGATACCGGGCTGAATACCGGAGGTATGGGAGCTGTGTCACCTGTATCTTTTGCTGATGACCTATTTATGGAAAAAGTGAGGAGACGGATCGTGGAGCCTACTATCGAAGGATTGCAAAAAGAAAAGATAGATTACAAAGGATTTATTTTCCTGGGCCTGATCAATGTTGAAGGGGAGCCAAAAGTGATTGAGTACAATGTTCGAATGGGTGATCCGGAGACGGAAGTGGTGGTACCTCTGATCAAGTCGGATCTTCTGGAATTATTTACTGCCGTAGCTACCGAAACATTAGATGAGAAAGTATTGGAAATAGACGACCGTTACGCTGTGACAGTGATGATGGTTTCCGGAGGATATCCAGGAAGTTATGAAAATGGAAAAATCATTGAAGGACTGAATGATGTAGAGGATAGCATTGTTTTCCATGCCGGTACAAAGAATGTGGGGGATAAAATTGTTACGTCGGGAGGACGTGTGCTTTCCGTTACTTCATACGGGAAAACTATGGATGAAGCCTTAGGGGCATCTTATAAGAATATAGCGAAGATCCATTTTGAGAATGGCTACTTCAGGAAAGATATAGGCTTTGATCTCAGTATATAAAATCTAATGTGCCCATGCATTCTGTCGTCAGGTCATTCCGTGCAGCTTTTGTGGAGGGGCGTTTTGTTCCTCTGCTTGCCGCTTTCGGAATGATAGGTATGCGGGCTGCCCTGTTCTATACGCAGGGTTTACCCTGGATTGCCTCTCCCGGTGACAATTATGCGTGGGAACCAATAGCACATCTCTTTGCCCGTCCGCAGGTTTCACTGATTGCTTCTACGCTGGCTGTTTTTTTGATCGCATGGATCCTATCCCTGTTAAACGGTAGGTTCAATCTTATTCGTTCGCGGTCAAACCTGCCTTTTACCGCACCGGTATTCTTATTAAGCCTTCATCCCTATTTTTTGGTGATGTCGGGCGATTATATTGCTGTTATTTTTGTCCTTCTGGCATTCTTCCCTCTTCTGGACTCGTATCAGAAACCGGATCCATATCTTTGTTCGTTTCGGGCATCGATATTGATAGCGGTAGCCTCCCTGTTTCAGATCTATGCGCTTTTCTTATTGCCTTTATGGTGGGTTGGAGAACGGTCGATGCGGGGACCCCAGTTTCGCTCGTTTGTCTCGTCCTGGTTTGGACTTTTCCTTGTGTATATAACGGTGGTCTCCGTCTATTGGCTAATTGATGATATTCCCCGTTTTGCCAGGCCTCTTCTACAGTTTATATCCTTGTCACTACCTGAAATTCCCCGATTTTCTCTTCTGGAGTGGGGAGGAGTATTGTTTGTCGGATTGTTTTTTATATCCAATATGATTTTTAGTATCAAGATATATAGTCGTGATAAGGCACTCACGCTCTCGTTAATGCAGTTCATGGTCTTTCTGATTGTTTTTCTGTTGTTTCTTCAGGTGGTCTACTGGCGGGAAACTTTTTTCTTCTTGTCGCTTTCCCTCACACTGGTCTCTTATCTGAACGCATATTTCTACTCAAGAACGATTTCGAAAAACCATATTTATGTGGCATATGGTATGTTGTCGCTGATGCTGTTGCTATATCTCTCGCATCTTCTCCCTTCGATGGGGATCCTTCTATAAAACAAAAAACTATTTTCCTTTGTTTATTATATGATTATGTCACTGGTGATATGTGATTTCTGCTATATAAAGGATCTTATTTATGAAGGAGGATATATATGAAAAAGTTATCATTATTTAGTATTGCAGGACTTCTTTCAGTTCTATCTTTTTGTGCATGTGGAAGTGCCCAAACGGCGGTTGAGAAAGAGAAACTGGCAGCCGATGTGGGGAATGCGGTGAAAGTGCCCGATTTTACATTTAAAGCTACCTACGCCTATCCTACCGGTTACAAGTCGATTTATCTTTCACCCTATTATGATGTGAAAGTGTCGCCCGATACGGTGATAGCCTATCTGCCTTATTATGGCCGCGCCTACCGTGCGCCTATGGATCCGAGAGAAGGTGGATATCGTTTCACGAGTACCGACTTTGAGTATAAAGCAGATAAAGGAAACAAGAAAGGAAATTGGGATGTGGTGATCACATTCCGTGACCTGGATCGTCCCGTTACATTCCGCTTTGATATCTGGGAGAACGGAACGGCACGCCTCAGTGTGAACGATACGGATAGACAACAGATATCATTCCATGGAGATATTGTACTCCGGAAAGAAGAATGATTTCTGTCAAAAACAAAAAAAATCCACCTATAAAGTGGATTTTTTTTGTTTTATAGTAAGGCCCAAAGATTTATAATTTCTCCGCAAGGGCCACCGGCAAATAGAACGTATCGTTCTTATCGATATAGACTGTTACAGATCCGATGTCGAATGGTTTCCCATTCAATGTAGCCACGGATGAGAATGCTTTCACCTCAAGGTTGTTCTTTCCTTTCTTTACCCGGAGTACCG
This window of the Proteiniphilum saccharofermentans genome carries:
- a CDS encoding MBL fold metallo-hydrolase, which codes for MQYELFPSERFSFFSLSSGSCGNSYYLGNSRYGILIDAGIGPRVIKKRLAHYGIDFSSIMAILVTHDHYDHIKSVGYLGEKLHIPVYATREVHKAIINHPLVRNSLNGSTIYIEKGTPFQIKDFQITAFNVPHDSVDNSGYFIRFGNHRFTLATDVGTITDEVAYYICKANHLVIESNYDEEMLNNGRYPYPLKQRITSGSGHLSNRQTAEFLANNYSSDLRNIWLCHLSGDNNNPELAYQTVETHLNRKGIKVGEQVSLQVLQRNILSSKTDF
- a CDS encoding NAD(P)H-dependent flavin oxidoreductase; this translates as MNRISALFGIRYPIIQAGMVWCSGWKLAAAVSNAGGLGLIGAGSMHPGTLREHIQKYKAATGQPFGVNVPLMYPQIEEIMQIILEEKVPVVFTSAGNPKTWTATLKSAGIKVAHVVSSSRFAIKCAEAGVDAVVAEGFEAGGHNGREETTTFALIPQVRKAIDLPLIAAGGIGSGEAMAAAFALGAEGVQVGTRFALTNESSASEAFKQRCISLNEGDTVLSLKKLSPTRLVRNEFYQQVQQLEDRGATPEELRELLGKGRSKRGIFDGDLTEGELEIGQIASHIKEIIPAGQVVNEMIGQYNRTIHRLSQLAIDN
- the purD gene encoding phosphoribosylamine--glycine ligase encodes the protein MNVLLLGSGGREHALAWKIRKSRHLNNLYIAPGNAGTATLGTNVAIDVTDFGAMRQFSLDNDIDMIVVGPEVPLVEGVYDYFHEDEDICHIAVIGPSREGAQLEGSKDFAKRFMTTYNIPTARFKTVTLENVTEGNAFLDSLPSPYVLKADGLAAGKGVLILNDLNEAKQSLWEMLNGKFGAASKSVVIEEFLSGIECSVFVLTDGRSYKILPVAKDYKRIGEGDTGLNTGGMGAVSPVSFADDLFMEKVRRRIVEPTIEGLQKEKIDYKGFIFLGLINVEGEPKVIEYNVRMGDPETEVVVPLIKSDLLELFTAVATETLDEKVLEIDDRYAVTVMMVSGGYPGSYENGKIIEGLNDVEDSIVFHAGTKNVGDKIVTSGGRVLSVTSYGKTMDEALGASYKNIAKIHFENGYFRKDIGFDLSI
- a CDS encoding DUF4251 domain-containing protein, producing the protein MKKLSLFSIAGLLSVLSFCACGSAQTAVEKEKLAADVGNAVKVPDFTFKATYAYPTGYKSIYLSPYYDVKVSPDTVIAYLPYYGRAYRAPMDPREGGYRFTSTDFEYKADKGNKKGNWDVVITFRDLDRPVTFRFDIWENGTARLSVNDTDRQQISFHGDIVLRKEE